From one Anopheles cruzii chromosome 3, idAnoCruzAS_RS32_06, whole genome shotgun sequence genomic stretch:
- the LOC128270530 gene encoding homeobox protein Hox-A1-like encodes MIDISMYGNHPSHSSGFQSSDLGAGGYPYFTAGHHHHHYHLHQRQTSSSSVGSPTSVSCGQPSQHHQAHQMQAHASAAIPTNLNPRHNGSPAAPSTNSSSTGTNNNNNPAAASSSTRNCNSNSSNNAATNCAPSTNVHQSTFTHTPHLYSPSAIEYGITTSSSPTADLYFESGDSQGAAMYYGSGQSVPPVPFQESRIISADNGLSYTNLDYAMYHQQQQGTVGQDCSDSSSGYLSHHDTKLHLHRYGSTGFGGSVANDVVDPHHLTGVQHHISHNHHHHHPGGAASAVAAGGGGGGSGPAAGASVSSWQQQSLYSDTIVQQHTQQHVNQSGGSVPTQAAMLESQMLMSANVSDDGDSNGDGVVNSLLQLQHHHNHHQHLHANAGLHVQQAMHAQQHQHQQQHQHQHAQQHSQQQQQQQQNQQNAPTYKWMQVKRNVPKPQLSKPVNVQTPPEYHISPHIIDPLRGIPSHTTIGNTVSPHQTSFLINNNSTGRTNFTNKQLTELEKEFHFNKYLTRARRIEIANALHLNETQVKIWFQNRRMKQKKRIKEGLAVPEMQNQSPKHSSMISANESSAANPTNSATTTGSATRSSLNESNENSSESTTI; translated from the exons ATGATAGACATTAGTATGTACGGAAATCATCCTTCGCATAGCAGTGGTTTTCAGAGCAGCGACCTCGGGGCCGGTGGCTACCCGTACTTCACGGcgggccaccatcaccaccactaccatTTGCACCAAAGGCAgacctcctcgtcgtcggttgggTCACCTACTAGTGTCAGCTGTGGTCAGCCCTCACAGCATCACCAAGCGCACCAAATGCAGGCTCATGCGAGTGCAGCGATACCAACGAATTTAAACCCGAGGCACAACGGCAGCCCTGCGGCCCCCAgtaccaacagcagcagtacgggcaccaacaacaacaacaacccggcaGCAGCCTCCAGCAGCACTAGAAATTGTAACAGCAATAGCAGCAACAACGCTGCTACTAACTGTGCACCATCCACGAATGTTCATCAGTCCACCTTTACTCATACACCCCATCTGTATAGCCCATCCGCAATCGAGTACGGTATCACCACCTCCAGTTCTCCGACCGCCGATCTGTACTTCGAAAGCGGCGACAGCCAGGGCGCCGCCATGTACTACGGGAGCGGTCAATCGGTTCCACCGGTGCCATTCCAAGAAAGTCGTATTATCAGCGCGGACAATGGTCTCAGCTACACCAACCTGGACTATGCGAtgtaccaccagcagcagcagggtacCGTGGGGCAAGACTGCAGCGATAGTTCCAGCGGATATCTGTCGCATCATGACACCAAACTGCACCTTCATCGCTACGGATCCACCGGCTTCGGTGGCAGTGTAGCGAACGATGTAGTTGATCCGCACCACCTGACGGGGGTGCAACATCACATTTctcacaaccaccaccaccaccatcc TGGTGGAGCCGCtagtgctgttgctgctggtggtggtggtggcggttctGGTCCTGCCGCTGGCGCCAGCGTCAGTAgttggcagcagcagtcgctCTACTCGGACACTATTGTGCAGCAACATACCCAGCAACACGTGAACCAGTCGGGGGGAAGTGTTCCAACACAAGCCGCAATGCTTGAGTCACAAATGCTCATGAGCGCCAACGTTTCGGACGATGGTGACAGTAATGGCGACGGAGTAGTCAACAGTTTGTTACAGTTACAACATCACCACAACCATCACCAGCATCTGCATGCAAATGCTGGCTTGCATGTGCAGCAGGCGATGCACgcgcaacagcaccagcatcagcagcagcatcagcatcagcatgcCCAGCAAcattcgcagcagcagcaacaacagcagcaaaaccaaCAGAACGCGCCCACCTATAAGTGGATGCAAGTCAAACGAAACGTGCCAAAGCCCCAGT TGAGCAAGCCTGTAAATGTACAAACTCCTCCCGAATACCATATTTCACCACACATCATAGATCCACTGCGCGGAATTCCAAGCCATACGACCATTGGTAA TACCGTGTCACCCCATCAAACcagttttttaattaacaatAACAGTACCGGACGAACTAATTTCACCAACAAACAACTTACCGAATTGGAAAAAGAGTTTCACTTCAATAAGTATCTGACAAGAGCAAGGCGAATAGAGATAGCAAACGCGTTGCATCTTAACGAAACGCAA GTAAAAATCTGGTTCCAAAATAGACgcatgaagcaaaaaaagcgaaTAAAGGAAGGGCTTGCGGTACCAGAAATGCAAAATCAATCACCAAAACACTCCTCCATGATAAGTGCTAACGAATCTTCGGCGGCAAACCCTACAAACTCGGCGACCACCACGGGATCGGCAACAAGATCCTCTCTTAACGAGAGCAACGAAAACAGTAGCGAGTCTACCACCATTTAG